A stretch of the Sphingobacterium thalpophilum genome encodes the following:
- the istA gene encoding IS21 family transposase, with product MSQIKQLIRLKQQGYAIKAIARCLSLSKNTVKTYLFKIGQAKLNMNELLELEDPILDGLLNAGNPAYRDARFEDFKERLSYFQQELGRPGVTRKLLWEEYKQSVSDGYELSQFCFHLGQYLKVQKRSSMVMEHTPADKLYIDFSGKKLHFIDGNTGEIINCEIFVACLPFSNYCYATAVPSQKTPDFLDALDKCIQFLGGVPRCIVPDNLKSAVIKSDRYEPEINRCMEDLANHYGTVIVPARAGKPRDKSAVENHVKIIYTQVFAKLRNRSFFSLSALNSAVEDCVLKLNQTRMQNRSYCRQERFLSCEKHLLLPLPEHRFALKYYAELKIGENGHVYLGRDRHFYSAPSCYIGKKAQVIYTKNLVHIFVGGKQVALHQRSPKQNAYTTLEEHLDAKYREFRKKNPAHYLTRANAISPVFSELVQMIFDQKRHPEQLYRTCDGLFRLQRTYSDLFIKACRVAITHRQLRYKFVEGLLITGMVNFPEHGGAPTEKKLPLHENIRNREYYS from the coding sequence ATGAGTCAGATAAAACAATTGATAAGATTGAAACAGCAGGGCTATGCCATAAAAGCGATAGCACGTTGTTTATCACTGAGTAAGAACACCGTAAAGACCTATCTTTTCAAGATCGGTCAGGCAAAGCTCAACATGAACGAGCTGCTGGAACTGGAGGATCCGATTCTCGACGGGCTTCTGAATGCCGGTAATCCAGCCTATCGTGATGCCCGGTTTGAGGATTTCAAAGAGCGGCTTTCCTATTTTCAGCAAGAACTCGGCCGTCCCGGTGTTACCCGTAAACTTCTTTGGGAAGAATATAAGCAAAGCGTGTCGGACGGCTATGAACTTTCACAGTTCTGTTTCCACCTGGGGCAATATCTCAAAGTACAGAAGCGCAGCTCGATGGTCATGGAACATACGCCAGCAGATAAACTTTATATCGACTTTTCCGGCAAGAAGCTTCATTTTATCGATGGCAATACCGGTGAGATCATAAATTGTGAGATATTTGTGGCCTGTCTTCCTTTTTCCAATTATTGTTATGCCACAGCTGTGCCGAGCCAGAAGACACCCGACTTTTTGGACGCGCTGGATAAATGTATACAGTTTCTTGGCGGGGTGCCAAGATGTATCGTTCCGGACAATCTTAAGTCTGCGGTTATAAAAAGTGACAGGTACGAACCGGAAATCAACCGCTGTATGGAAGATCTGGCCAATCATTACGGTACTGTTATCGTTCCTGCACGCGCTGGAAAGCCCAGGGACAAGAGTGCCGTAGAAAACCATGTAAAGATCATTTATACGCAGGTATTTGCCAAACTTCGAAACAGGAGCTTTTTCTCATTATCAGCCCTCAACAGCGCCGTTGAAGACTGTGTATTGAAGCTGAACCAGACGCGTATGCAGAACAGGAGTTATTGTCGGCAGGAACGGTTCCTCAGCTGTGAAAAACATCTTCTGTTACCATTACCCGAGCATCGCTTTGCACTAAAATATTATGCGGAGCTTAAGATCGGTGAAAACGGGCACGTCTATCTTGGCAGGGACAGACACTTCTATAGTGCACCCAGTTGCTATATCGGAAAGAAAGCACAGGTTATCTACACCAAAAATCTCGTGCACATCTTTGTTGGAGGAAAACAGGTCGCCCTGCATCAGAGGAGCCCAAAACAGAATGCTTATACCACCCTGGAGGAACATTTGGATGCCAAGTACCGTGAGTTCAGAAAAAAGAACCCTGCCCATTACCTGACAAGAGCAAATGCCATATCCCCGGTATTCAGTGAACTGGTACAGATGATCTTTGACCAGAAACGCCATCCTGAACAGCTTTACAGGACATGTGATGGGCTGTTCAGGCTTCAAAGGACCTACAGCGACCTGTTTATAAAGGCCTGTCGGGTGGCTATTACTCATCGCCAGCTACGGTATAAGTTTGTTGAAGGTCTTTTAATAACCGGTATGGTAAACTTTCCGGAGCACGGCGGGGCACCGACCGAAAAAAAACTTCCCCTGCACGAAAATATCAGGAACCGGGAGTATTATTCATAA
- the istB gene encoding IS21-like element helper ATPase IstB: MNIEHNMRSLRLLGMERSWKALVETRRMTELNFEDGLQLLLQSELDSRDEKRFDRLKKNAAFRYQASIEELNMDPKRGMDKAQIADLITGGYIERGEPLLISGATGCGKSFLASALGLKACSQGKKVLYFNLQKLLQRTKIARLEGSMHKLLDRIAKSDLLILDDFGLVNLDQQQRLDLMEIIEDRHARSSTIIASQLPVASWYDVIGEDTIADAVLDRIVHTSHRIELKGESLRKKR; encoded by the coding sequence GTGAACATCGAACACAACATGAGAAGTCTCCGCCTATTGGGTATGGAGCGTAGCTGGAAAGCATTGGTAGAAACGCGTCGTATGACAGAACTTAACTTTGAGGATGGATTGCAGCTTCTCCTGCAGTCAGAGCTGGACAGCAGGGACGAAAAACGGTTTGACAGACTAAAAAAGAATGCTGCCTTTCGTTATCAGGCATCGATTGAGGAGCTCAATATGGATCCCAAACGCGGTATGGACAAAGCCCAGATTGCAGACCTGATTACTGGCGGGTATATTGAAAGAGGTGAGCCGCTACTGATATCGGGCGCGACGGGGTGCGGAAAAAGCTTTCTGGCCTCAGCCCTTGGGTTAAAAGCGTGCTCACAGGGAAAAAAGGTCTTATACTTCAATCTACAGAAGCTGCTCCAGCGAACCAAGATTGCCAGACTGGAAGGATCAATGCACAAACTTCTAGACAGGATTGCAAAATCTGACCTGCTGATCCTGGATGACTTTGGTCTTGTAAATCTGGATCAGCAGCAAAGACTGGACCTGATGGAAATTATTGAAGATAGGCATGCCAGGTCATCCACCATTATAGCCAGTCAGCTTCCGGTCGCAAGCTGGTATGATGTGATTGGGGAAGATACAATTGCGGACGCTGTATTGGACCGGATTGTACATACTTCTCACCGAATTGAACTTAAGGGTGAAAGTCTAAGAAAAAAAAGGTAA
- a CDS encoding serine hydrolase: MKNIGNYSFFVLLLQFSFLLAEAQGNRSVYDRAMKEIQQLFNERQPDRIYEQASNSYKTRMPKEKFTLGMKKFVAKTGQMQSFSFVDTAANGYNYAIKFENSDQLFSILLDEEKKIIRMNFKEIPFVAKEKDYKVASSNPMKDSLDLWVEKFVRPYIQKENAAGIILAIIEGNKERKYSYGTTDKTIQALPASSESIFEIGSVTKVFTSLLLAKEVVEGKMTLNDPVNQYLPDSIPPLSYQNKTISLMQLSNHTSGLPRLPENIFSGNVIIEDPYRHYTSDSLFHYLKNYKVVAQPGSRFSYSNLGAGLLGVILERQNSKTFAQLLNENIFLALGMNKTSLKDVGVIQGYDERGKASSNWHLGPLSGSGAIRSTLDDMIIFMKAQLGSKNNLANAIELSHKETFSAAEQTMGLGWRIEKLENQQIFYHSGGTGGFRSFVAFNDTHLHIPE, from the coding sequence ATGAAAAATATAGGAAATTATAGCTTTTTTGTCCTTTTGCTTCAATTTTCCTTCCTGCTTGCAGAGGCTCAGGGTAATCGTTCGGTTTACGATCGTGCGATGAAAGAGATTCAGCAGCTATTTAATGAAAGGCAACCCGATCGTATTTATGAACAGGCATCCAATAGTTATAAAACTAGAATGCCAAAGGAAAAGTTCACGCTTGGGATGAAGAAATTTGTAGCGAAGACAGGGCAGATGCAGAGTTTTTCTTTTGTTGATACAGCGGCGAATGGATATAACTATGCGATTAAGTTTGAAAATTCCGACCAGTTATTTTCGATTCTGCTTGATGAAGAAAAGAAGATCATCAGGATGAATTTTAAAGAAATCCCTTTTGTGGCCAAAGAAAAGGATTACAAGGTCGCGAGTAGCAATCCAATGAAAGATTCTTTAGATTTATGGGTAGAGAAATTCGTTAGGCCCTATATCCAAAAGGAAAACGCTGCTGGTATCATACTAGCTATAATTGAAGGTAACAAAGAAAGGAAATATAGTTATGGAACCACTGACAAAACGATTCAGGCTCTACCAGCATCTTCTGAAAGCATCTTTGAAATTGGGTCAGTTACAAAAGTATTTACCTCTCTATTATTAGCCAAGGAAGTCGTTGAAGGAAAGATGACATTGAATGATCCTGTCAATCAGTATTTACCCGATTCTATTCCTCCATTAAGCTACCAAAATAAGACAATATCGCTGATGCAGTTGTCTAATCATACCTCTGGATTACCCCGGCTTCCTGAAAACATTTTTTCTGGCAATGTGATCATTGAGGATCCGTATCGTCATTACACGTCAGATTCCCTTTTCCATTACCTGAAAAATTACAAAGTTGTTGCCCAACCCGGAAGCCGGTTTTCTTATTCAAACTTGGGGGCGGGATTACTAGGCGTGATTTTAGAACGTCAAAATAGTAAAACGTTTGCACAGCTGCTAAATGAAAATATTTTTTTGGCACTAGGGATGAACAAAACATCATTGAAGGATGTAGGCGTTATTCAAGGGTATGATGAAAGAGGTAAGGCTTCTTCCAATTGGCATTTAGGCCCGTTGTCGGGTTCCGGTGCAATTCGGTCAACGCTCGATGATATGATAATTTTTATGAAAGCGCAGTTAGGCTCAAAGAATAACTTGGCGAATGCGATCGAATTGAGCCATAAAGAAACTTTCAGCGCTGCCGAACAAACAATGGGGCTTGGCTGGCGAATTGAAAAACTCGAAAATCAGCAAATATTTTATCATTCTGGAGGCACTGGAGGATTTAGATCTTTCGTTGCATTTAATGATACACACCTGCATATTCCGGAGTAA